A single region of the Raphanus sativus cultivar WK10039 chromosome 1, ASM80110v3, whole genome shotgun sequence genome encodes:
- the LOC108822692 gene encoding transcription factor SCREAM2 isoform X1 gives MNGDDGERFQVGYNDEPVPWVRNPEENWFNNPQDASQNEFGFNSGGFPLNPSENLLLLIQQSIDSSSPLQHFTLDATTPHQQQQESFLATKACMASLLNVPPDNNNNNPLDDFGFDSPLFLGQLHRTPNSMSFPVMTSSPPDFLLPSRSCNVFSPLEFEGVLENRAKVLKPLEVSPSSGSQPTLFQKRAALRQSPSSKMCNSDSSSSPEIRRSYEREVVDETSTGLNYESDEHNNNNNKGMKKKGMPAKNLMAERRRRKKLNDRLYMLRSVVPKISKMDRASILGDAVDYLKELLQRISDLHTELESTPSSSSGLTLPSPQTLPYRVKEELCPSSSFPSPKGQQARQIEVNLREGKAVNIHMFCGRRPGLLLSTMRALDDLGLDVQQAVISCFNGFALDVFRAEQCQEGHEVLPEQIKAVLLDTAGYTGLL, from the exons ATGAACGGCGACGACGGAGAACGTTTTCAGGTGGGCTATAACGATGAACCTGTGCCGTGGGTCAGAAACCCAGAAGAAAACTGGTTTAACAACCCACAAGATGCTTCTCAAAACGAGTTCGGATTCAACAGTGGTGGGTTTCCCTTAAACCCTTCAGAGAATCTGCTCCTCCTTATTCAGCAATCCATCGACTCCTCTTCTCCCTTGCAACACTTCACACTCGACGCTACTACTCCtcaccaacaacaacaagagtCTTTCTTAGCTACAAAAGCTTGCATGGCTTCTCTCCTCAACGTCCCTcccgacaacaacaacaacaaccctTTAGATGACTTCGGTTTTGATTCCCCGTTGTTTTTAGGACAACTCCACCGGACTCCAAACTCAATGAGTTTCCCTGTTATGACTTCTTCACCACCGGACTTCCTCCTCCCTTCCCGGTCATGTAACGTCTTCAGCCCCCTGGAGTTTGAGGGAGTACTCGAGAACAGAGCTAAGGTTCTGAAACCTTTAGAGGTATCGCCTTCCTCTGGCTCTCAGCCGACGCTGTTCCAGAAACGAGCTGCATTGCGTCAGAGTCCGAGTAGCAAAATGTGCAACTctgactcttcttcttctcctgagATTAGGAGGAGCTACGAGAGAGAGGTTGTTGATGAGACTAGTACTGGGTTGAATTACGAATCTGATGAGcataataacaacaacaacaaagggatgaagaagaaaggaatGCCTGCTAAGAATCTAATGGCTgagagaaggaggaggaagaagcttAATGATAGGCTTTACATGCTCAGATCAGTTGTCCCCAAGATCAGCAAA ATGGATAGAGCATCGATACTTGGTGATGCTGTTGATTATCTTAAAGAGCTTTTACAGAGAATCAGTGATCTTCATACCGAACTTGAATCTACTCCATCAAGTTCTTCAGGCTTAACACTACCATCACCACAAACGCTACCTTACCGTGTTAAGGAAGAGTTGTGTCCGTCTTCCTCTTTTCCAAGCCCCAAAGGCCAGCAAGCAaga cAGATTGAGGTTAATTTAAGGGAAGGAAAGGCAGTGAACATTCACATGTTCTGTGGAAGACGACCTGGTCTTTTACTTTCCACCATGAGAGCTTTGGATGACTTAGGATTGGATGTTCAACAGGCAGTGATTAGCTGTTTCAATGGTTTTGCTTTGGATGTTTTCCGCGCTGAG CAATGCCAAGAAGGTCACGAGGTGTTGCCTGAACAAATCAAGGCAGTGCTTCTAGACACAGCTGGTTACACCGGTTTGCTTTGA
- the LOC108822692 gene encoding transcription factor SCREAM2 isoform X2: protein MNGDDGERFQVGYNDEPVPWVRNPEENWFNNPQDASQNEFGFNSGGFPLNPSENLLLLIQQSIDSSSPLQHFTLDATTPHQQQQESFLATKACMASLLNVPPDNNNNNPLDDFGFDSPLFLGQLHRTPNSMSFPVMTSSPPDFLLPSRSCNVFSPLEFEGVLENRAKVLKPLEVSPSSGSQPTLFQKRAALRQSPSSKMCNSDSSSSPEIRRSYEREVVDETSTGLNYESDEHNNNNNKGMKKKGMPAKNLMAERRRRKKLNDRLYMLRSVVPKISKMDRASILGDAVDYLKELLQRISDLHTELESTPSSSSGLTLPSPQTLPYRVKEELCPSSSFPSPKGQQARIEVNLREGKAVNIHMFCGRRPGLLLSTMRALDDLGLDVQQAVISCFNGFALDVFRAEQCQEGHEVLPEQIKAVLLDTAGYTGLL, encoded by the exons ATGAACGGCGACGACGGAGAACGTTTTCAGGTGGGCTATAACGATGAACCTGTGCCGTGGGTCAGAAACCCAGAAGAAAACTGGTTTAACAACCCACAAGATGCTTCTCAAAACGAGTTCGGATTCAACAGTGGTGGGTTTCCCTTAAACCCTTCAGAGAATCTGCTCCTCCTTATTCAGCAATCCATCGACTCCTCTTCTCCCTTGCAACACTTCACACTCGACGCTACTACTCCtcaccaacaacaacaagagtCTTTCTTAGCTACAAAAGCTTGCATGGCTTCTCTCCTCAACGTCCCTcccgacaacaacaacaacaaccctTTAGATGACTTCGGTTTTGATTCCCCGTTGTTTTTAGGACAACTCCACCGGACTCCAAACTCAATGAGTTTCCCTGTTATGACTTCTTCACCACCGGACTTCCTCCTCCCTTCCCGGTCATGTAACGTCTTCAGCCCCCTGGAGTTTGAGGGAGTACTCGAGAACAGAGCTAAGGTTCTGAAACCTTTAGAGGTATCGCCTTCCTCTGGCTCTCAGCCGACGCTGTTCCAGAAACGAGCTGCATTGCGTCAGAGTCCGAGTAGCAAAATGTGCAACTctgactcttcttcttctcctgagATTAGGAGGAGCTACGAGAGAGAGGTTGTTGATGAGACTAGTACTGGGTTGAATTACGAATCTGATGAGcataataacaacaacaacaaagggatgaagaagaaaggaatGCCTGCTAAGAATCTAATGGCTgagagaaggaggaggaagaagcttAATGATAGGCTTTACATGCTCAGATCAGTTGTCCCCAAGATCAGCAAA ATGGATAGAGCATCGATACTTGGTGATGCTGTTGATTATCTTAAAGAGCTTTTACAGAGAATCAGTGATCTTCATACCGAACTTGAATCTACTCCATCAAGTTCTTCAGGCTTAACACTACCATCACCACAAACGCTACCTTACCGTGTTAAGGAAGAGTTGTGTCCGTCTTCCTCTTTTCCAAGCCCCAAAGGCCAGCAAGCAaga ATTGAGGTTAATTTAAGGGAAGGAAAGGCAGTGAACATTCACATGTTCTGTGGAAGACGACCTGGTCTTTTACTTTCCACCATGAGAGCTTTGGATGACTTAGGATTGGATGTTCAACAGGCAGTGATTAGCTGTTTCAATGGTTTTGCTTTGGATGTTTTCCGCGCTGAG CAATGCCAAGAAGGTCACGAGGTGTTGCCTGAACAAATCAAGGCAGTGCTTCTAGACACAGCTGGTTACACCGGTTTGCTTTGA
- the LOC108814452 gene encoding V-type proton ATPase subunit C: protein MTSRYWVVSLPVKDSSSSSLWDRLQEQISKHSFDTPVYRFNIPNLRVGTLDSLLALGDDLLKSNSFVEGVSQKIRRQIEELERISGAESNALTVDGVPVDSYLTRFVWDEAKYPTMSPLKEVVDNIQSQVAKIEDDLKVRVAEYNNIRGQLNAINRKQSGSLAVRDLSNLVKPEDVVSSEHLVTLLAVVPKYSQKDWLACYETLTDFVVPRSSKKLFEDNEYALYTVTLFTRVADNFRTNSREKGFQVRDFEHSVEAQETRKQELEKLVRDQESLRSSLLQWCYTSYGEVFSSWMHFCAVRIFAESIMRYGLPPAFLACVLSPAVKSEKKVRSILERLSDSTNSLYWKSEEDGGAMAGLAGDSETHPYVSFTINLA from the exons ATGACTTCGAGGTACTGGGTGGTGTCTCTACCAGTGAAggactcttcttcttcctcgttaTGGGATCGCTTACAGGAGCAGATCTCCAAGCATTCCTTTGATACTCCCGTTTATCGG TTCAACATTCCTAATCTTCGTGTTGGAACCTTAGATTCTCTACTCGCTCTCGGCGATGATCTGCTCAAG TCGAACAGCTTCGTGGAGGGAGTTTCACAGAAGATCAGGAGACAGATCGAGGAGCTGGAGAGGATTTCTGGTGCTGAGAGCAATGCACTTACAGTTGATGGAGTTCCTGTTGATTCTTATCTCACCAG GTTTGTCTGGGATGAAGCTAAGTACCCGACAATGTCACCTCTGAAGGAGGTTGTTGACAATATTCAGTCTCAGGTTGCCAAGATTGAGGATGATCTCAAG GTTCGTGTAGCTGAATATAACAACATCCGCGGTCAACTCAATGCCATTAACCGAAAGCAAAGCGGAAG TTTAGCTGTTCGTGACCTATCAAACTTGGTTAAGCCAGAAGATGTTGTCTCGTCAGAACATCTCGTTACTCTCCTTGCCGTTGTTCCAAAGTATTCTCAAAAAGACTGGTTAGCATGTTATGAGACATTGACCGACTTTGTg GTTCCCAGGTCGTCAAAGAAATTGTTTGAGGATAATGAGTATGCTCTTTACACTGTCACTCTCTTCACTCGTGTTGCAGACAATTTCAGGACAAATTCCCGCGAGAAAGGGTTCCAA GTTCGTGATTTTGAACACAGCGTCGAAGCACAAGAGACTCGCAAACAAGAGCTAGAAAAGTTGGTTCGGGATCAGGAAAGCTTGAGAAGCTCCCTTTTGCAGTGGTGCTACACCAGTTATGGAGAG GTTTTCAGCTCCTGGATGCATTTCTGTGCTGTTCGTATATTCGCTGAGAGCATTATGAGATATGGTCTTCCTCCGGCTTTCTTG GCATGTGTCTTATCTCCGGCTGTAAAAAGTGAAAAGAAAGTCCGCTCCATTCTAGAACGCTTGTCTGATTCTACCAACAG TTTATACTGGAAAAGCGAGGAGGATGGAGGAGCCATGGCTGGTTTAGCCGGTGACTCCGAGACACATCCTTATGTCTCCTTCACGATCAACCTTGCTTAA
- the LOC130510545 gene encoding histone H2A.Z-specific chaperone CHZ1-like, producing the protein MADVENKPESSFPVKRRPDLCCQEQGNVSNKAQKLNPWSSSADSESGGEGVSGICVENLNSSSTTAGSVSEKDENVVSPGGDIAAEEKQEVGVREEEEDDRKGKVFSREDKGKGKLIEFDDSDEDDDEDGDEYDESELSDDALAEVDLDNILPSRTRRRSIQPGVYFSNDRR; encoded by the coding sequence ATGGCGGACGTTGAGAACAAGCCGGAATCGTCGTTTCCGGTTAAGAGGAGACCGGATCTCTGTTGCCAAGAGCAGGGTAATGTGTCAAACAAGGCTCAGAAGCTTAATCCTTGGTCGAGTTCGGCCGATTCAGAGTCCGGAGGCGAGGGAGTTAGTGGAATCTGCGTCGAGAATCTGAATTCTTCTTCTACTACTGCTGGTTCTGTATCGGAGAAGGATGAGAATGTCGTCTCCCCCGGTGGCGATATCGCAGCTGAAGAGAAGCAAGAAGTTGGAGTTcgagaggaagaggaagatgataGGAAAGGTAAAGTCTTCTCGAGAGAGGACAAGGGAAAAGGAAAGTTGATCGAATTTGATGATAGCGATGAAGACGACGACGAAGATGGTGATGAGTACGACGAGAGCGAGTTGTCCGACGATGCATTGGCGGAGGTGGATTTGGATAACATACTCCCGTCGAGGACTAGGAGAAGATCGATCCAGCCTGGTGTCTACTTCTCCAATGATCGGCGTTGA